In Rhizorhabdus phycosphaerae, the genomic stretch CGTTCAGGCCATAGGCGGTCATCAGCGCCTCGCGCGTCTGCGGATCGAGCGGGCGTTCGCCGTCGAACGGACCGCCGGGCGCGAGGCGCATCAGCAGGAAGGACAGGATGATCACGGCGGCGAGCGTCGGCAGCGCCGTCAGCAGCCGTCGCCGGATCAGGTCTAGCATTGAGATATCGCCGTCGCGGCGGCTGATCGCCCGGCTTGCGCCGGGCTAAATCGCGTCAGGCGGGGCGCCCCGGCGGTCAGTTGCCGAGCGAGACGCTGGCCGTGTCGTTGGTCGTCGCGGCCGCAGCGAGGATGGTGCGCGTGGTGTTGCCCTTGTCGACCGTCGACTGGCTGATCTCACCGACCGACGACCGGATGCCGGGCTCGGGCACGGTCTTGGTCAGGCCGATGATGTCCTTCTCGGTCTGGCTCTTCGGTGCCTGGGTGTTGCCGAACAGCGCCGACAGCGCCTGCTGGCTCGAATCGGCTTCCTGCGGGCGCGAGGCGCCCGGCTTCGGCGGGACCAGCGCGAAATCGGGCGGAATGGTGAGCGGCGCGCGCTTCGACACCGCGAAGGCGTCGAGATTGGACGAGCGGCCGGCCATGACGCCGGGGCGGTCTCCACGGCTGCACGCCGCGAGCAGGGTCATCGCGACCAGTGCCGAACCCAGAAGCAACTTAGACCGCATCGATATTCTCCGAACCGTCCCGGGACTCACGCGCGAAGAGAGCGCGGGCGACCAGGATCACTACACCAATGGTAATCGCGGCGTCCGCGACATTGAAGACCAAAAAGGGATGCCAGTCGCCGATATGCGGATCGAGGAAGTCGGCAACATAGCCGAGCCGTGTCCGATCCGCGATATTCCCCACCGCGCCGCCGAGGACGAGGCCCAGCGCCGCGACGTCGATCCGCGCCGTCTCCCGCCACAGCCAGACGATCACGCCGATCGCGATGGCCGAGGTGAGGCCGACCAATATCCAGCGCTCGGCGTTCGATCCGGCCACCAGAAAGCCCATCGAGATGCCGTAATTCTCGACCCAGCGCAGGTCGAAGAAGGGCATGATCGGGATCAGCCCGCGCTGTGGCAGGGCGAGCGGACCCATGATCAGCCATTTGCTGACCTGGTCGGCGACGAGGACGAGGGCGGCGACGATCAGCCCGAAGGCGCGATGGGGCCGCCCCTGTACGTTAGCCATGGACCACCGACTCGCACCGGTCGCACAGCGCGCCTTCGGTCGTCACCTCGGGCAAATGCCGCCAGCAGCGGCCGCACTTCTCGGCCTCGGTCTTGGCGACCTCGAAGGCGATCGGATCCGATCCGCCAGCCAGCTCGGCTGCGGCCGGGTCGCCGTCGACGACCTCGATCTTGGCGACGATGGCAATCTCGGTGAAGTCGACCGAACGGAGCAGGGCGGCTTCGGCGGGATCGTAGCTGATCGCCGTCACGTCGACCTCGAGGCTCGACCCGATCACCTTCTCGCGGCGCAGCGGCTCGATCTGGCCGGTCAGCTTCAGGCGGTAGCGGCGCAGCAGTTCCCAGCGCATGCGCAGGTCCTCGTCGCGCCAGCCGGCCTCGACCTCGGGCCAGGTGAGCAGGTGGACCGAACCGCGCTCGGGATAGCGCGTCGTCCACACTTCCTCGGCGGTGAAGCAGAGGATCGGCGCCGCATAGCGGACCAGCGCGTGGAACAGGATGTCGAGGACGGTGCGATAGGACCGACGCTTCAGGTCCGACGGCGCGTCGCAGTAGAGCGAGTCCTTGCGGATGTCGAAGAAGAAGGCCGATAGGTCGTTGTTCGCGAAGTCGCTCAGCGCGCGGGCATAGCGGTTGAACTCGAACGCGGCGGTCGCCTCGCGCAGCTCGGCGTCGAGCGACGCGAGCAGGTTGAGGATATAGCGCTCCAGCTCGGGCATGTCCGCCGGGGCGACGCGCTCGGCCTCGTCGAAGCCGTCGAGCGCGCCGAGCAGATAGCGGAAGGTGTTGCGCAGCTTGCGATAGGCGTCCGAGGTGCCGGCGAGGATCTCCTTGCCGATGCGGACGTCCTCGAAATAATCGGTCGAGGCGACCCACAGGCGCAGGATGTCGGCGCCGCTCTCGTTGATGATCTTGAGCGGATCGACGACATTGCCGACGCTCTTCGACATCTTGCGGCCCTGCCCGTCGAGCGCGAAGCCGTGAGTCAGCACCGCGTCATAGGGCGCCCGGTCGCGCGTACCGCAGCTTTCGAGCAGCGACGACTGGAACCAGCCGCGATGCTGGTCCGAGCCTTCGAGATAGAGGTTGGCGCGGGTGCCGGCGCCATAGCGCGCCTCGACCGTGAAGACATGGGTGCAGCCCGAATCGAACCAGACATCGAGGATGTCGTTGACCGGCTCATAATCGGCTGCGTCGTAGTCGGCGCCGAGCAGCTGCTGGTGATCGGCGGTGAACCAGGCATCGGCACCGCCGGCCTCGAAAGCCTCGATGATGCGGCCGTTGACCGCCGGGTCGCGCAGATAGTCACCGCTCTTGCGGTCGACATAGAGCGCGATCGGCACGCCCCAGGCGCGCTGGCGGCTGATCACCCAGTCGGGGCGGCCCGCGACCATCGCATGGATGCGGTTGCGCGCCTTCTCGGGCACCCAGCGCGTCCGCTCGATCGCATCGAGCGCGGTCTCGCGGAGCGTGGCGCCGTTCGTCTTGCTAAGCCCCTCCCCTTCAGGGGAGGGGTTGGGGTGGGGACTACTCTCCCCACCAACGCCAGACTCTGCGAGACCCTGAGGCCCCACCCCAGACCCCTCCCCTGAAGGGGAGGGGCTAACGGCCCGATCCATCGGGATGAACCATTGCGGGGTGCATCGGAAGATCACCTTGGCCTTGGAGCGCCAGCTGTGCGGATAGCTGTGCTTGAAGTCCGCGCTCGCCGCGAGCAGTGCGCCCGCTTCGCGCAGGTCGGTGCAGATCGGGCCGTCGGGTGCGGTAAACTTGGCGTTGATCACCGAACCCTGTCCGCCGAGCCACGCCCAGTCGGCGCGGTACTTGCCATCGCCCTCGACCGCGAACACCGGCTCAATGCCATGCGCCTTGCACAGGAAGAAGTCGTCCTCGCCATGGTCCGGCGCCATGTGGACGAGGCCGGTGCCCGCATCGGTGGTGACGAATTCGCCCGGCAGGAGCGGACGCGGCCTGGCGAAGAAACCGCCGAGCTCGTGCATCGGGTGGCGGGCGATGGTGCCGGCGAGCTGGGAGCCTTTGAAGCGCTGGATCACGTATCCGGGCGCCATGCCATGCTGCGTGCGCGCTCTGAAGCTGTCCAGCAGAGCTTCGGCAACGATAAACCGATAGTTACCCATTAGCGGCGTTGCTTCGCCGGGTTGCACAACTTGGGCGAATGTCTTGGTAGATTCGACCAAGACGTAGTCCACCTCCGGGCCATAGGCCAAAGCTTGGTTGACTGGGATAGTCCAAGGTGTGGTTGTCCAGATGACCGCGTAGACTTTTTCACCTGCGTCGATCGATGCTTGGATGTCAGGCGCATTAGGCGCCTCGACGATCTCGAACGCCACGTCGATCTGGGTCGAAACGATGTCCTCATATTCGACTTCGGCGTCGGCCAGCGCGGT encodes the following:
- a CDS encoding DUF3035 domain-containing protein; translated protein: MRSKLLLGSALVAMTLLAACSRGDRPGVMAGRSSNLDAFAVSKRAPLTIPPDFALVPPKPGASRPQEADSSQQALSALFGNTQAPKSQTEKDIIGLTKTVPEPGIRSSVGEISQSTVDKGNTTRTILAAAATTNDTASVSLGN
- the ileS gene encoding isoleucine--tRNA ligase, which codes for MTDAAPDYRNTVFLPKTDFPMKAGLAQKEPAILARWAAEDLYGTLRKARAGSERFILHDGPPYANGDIHMGHAMNKVLKDIIVRSQSLLGKDAPYVPGWDCHGLPIEWKVEEAYRAKKLNKDEVDPVQFRAECRAYAEKWVSVQREQFKRLGVDGDWDDPYLTMKYDAEAAIVGELLKFAESGQLYRGAKPVMWSPVEKTALADAEVEYEDIVSTQIDVAFEIVEAPNAPDIQASIDAGEKVYAVIWTTTPWTIPVNQALAYGPEVDYVLVESTKTFAQVVQPGEATPLMGNYRFIVAEALLDSFRARTQHGMAPGYVIQRFKGSQLAGTIARHPMHELGGFFARPRPLLPGEFVTTDAGTGLVHMAPDHGEDDFFLCKAHGIEPVFAVEGDGKYRADWAWLGGQGSVINAKFTAPDGPICTDLREAGALLAASADFKHSYPHSWRSKAKVIFRCTPQWFIPMDRAVSPSPSGEGSGVGPQGLAESGVGGESSPHPNPSPEGEGLSKTNGATLRETALDAIERTRWVPEKARNRIHAMVAGRPDWVISRQRAWGVPIALYVDRKSGDYLRDPAVNGRIIEAFEAGGADAWFTADHQQLLGADYDAADYEPVNDILDVWFDSGCTHVFTVEARYGAGTRANLYLEGSDQHRGWFQSSLLESCGTRDRAPYDAVLTHGFALDGQGRKMSKSVGNVVDPLKIINESGADILRLWVASTDYFEDVRIGKEILAGTSDAYRKLRNTFRYLLGALDGFDEAERVAPADMPELERYILNLLASLDAELREATAAFEFNRYARALSDFANNDLSAFFFDIRKDSLYCDAPSDLKRRSYRTVLDILFHALVRYAAPILCFTAEEVWTTRYPERGSVHLLTWPEVEAGWRDEDLRMRWELLRRYRLKLTGQIEPLRREKVIGSSLEVDVTAISYDPAEAALLRSVDFTEIAIVAKIEVVDGDPAAAELAGGSDPIAFEVAKTEAEKCGRCWRHLPEVTTEGALCDRCESVVHG
- the lspA gene encoding signal peptidase II, with amino-acid sequence MANVQGRPHRAFGLIVAALVLVADQVSKWLIMGPLALPQRGLIPIMPFFDLRWVENYGISMGFLVAGSNAERWILVGLTSAIAIGVIVWLWRETARIDVAALGLVLGGAVGNIADRTRLGYVADFLDPHIGDWHPFLVFNVADAAITIGVVILVARALFARESRDGSENIDAV